One Halobacterium wangiae genomic window, GCGCGGTAACCCCGGCGCTGGCTGAACGTCTTCGCGACCTGGATCTCGTCGCCGTACTTCGAGTCGTACTCGGCGAGGATCTTGTTCGGTGCGAGGTCCTCGCTGGTCATCAGCACGCGCTCGCTGCCGTTGATGATGAAGTAGCCGCCGGGGTCGGCGGGGTCCTCGCCGATCTCGATGAGTTCCTCCTCGGAGAAGCCCGCGATGTTGCACTTCTCGGAGCCGACCATGATTGGCATCCGGCCGACCTTCGTCTCGGTGGTGTCGAGGACGCGCTCCTCCTCCTCTTCGCCGCCGCGCACGATGCTCATCTCCATGAACACCGGGGCGGAGTACGTGATGTTGCGGAGGCGCGCCTCCTGGGGGTACAGCAGTTCCTCGGAGCCGTCCGCTTCGCGCACGCGTGGCGTGACGATGCGGACGTCACCGAGTTCGACCCACACCGGTTCTTCCTCCTCCTTGTCGCCGATGTCGGTCTCGATGCGTTCCTTCTCGGTCACGACGTCCTGCATGCCGCGCTCGAGGAAGGCGTTGAACGAGCGGTAGTGGTGTTCGGCGAGTCGTTCCTTCGAGAAGTACGACCTCGACAGTTCGCGTCGGTCTTCCTGTTGCATTTATTCTATCACCAGTCGGTATACGACGGCTTTGTCTGTGGTTCGGGAGTCGCGGACGATCTGGACGACGTCGCCGAGCTCGGCGTCGTCGGGCAGCGCCGGGTCCTTGCGTCTGATCTTGGGCAACTCCGTGCGCTCGATGTCGTAGTCCTCGAGCACCTCCTCGACGTCCGCTTCGTCGAGGACGGTGTGCTCCGGGACGAGTTCGTGTTGGCTTACGTCTACCATGGGTGCACCTGCATGGGGGGAGAATCAACTCTCACGAGATACTACAGGCCAATTACCGGCCGTGGAATTTAAGTCTTGCTAACTACAATTCATCGGGTTGCGCACGCCAGCACGGCCCACACGCCACCCGATTGGAAAGCCTTAAGAATGAATGCCGGCTACGAACGAGTGCAGCGTGCCCGGGTGGTGTAGTGGCCCATCATACGACCCTGTCACGGTCGTGACGCGGGTTCAAATCCCGCCTCGGGCGCTTTCTCTCTGACGCAACGTTTCGAGAGCACTCGCTGTGCTCCGTCCTCGCCAACAGCAGCGGTTTTTAGACCTTCGCCGCCAACCACGAGGTATGCTCGGACTGGCCGTCGCCAACGACACGGAGACGTTCGAGCGGATGCGCGGCCCGCTCGCCGACCGCGGCATCCGCGCGGAACACGTCTCCGTCCGGGAGTCGGTGACGCCGCTGTCGGACCCGCCGTTCGACCCAGAGGCGTTCGACGTGGGGTTCGTCTTCCCGGGGCGACTGATGGAGGGCGGCGTGGTGGACGCGCTGCTCGACGTGCCGTGGGTGAACGACCGCGCGGCAATCCTGCGCTCGCGGAACAAGGCGGGGGCGCTCGCGACGCTCGCGGACGCCGGCGTCCCCGTCCCAGACACCGTCTACGTCTCGAACCCCGCCGACGAGGACGCGGTCCGTGGGGCGTTCGAACGCTTCGACGCGCCCGTGGTGGTGAAACCGAACTCCACGACGCGCGGCGTCGGCGTCGCGAAGGTCCACGACGCGGACTCGCTGGCCGGCGTGACCGACTACCTCGAACTCGTCCACGACTACCGCGC contains:
- a CDS encoding DNA-directed RNA polymerase subunit H, which gives rise to MVDVSQHELVPEHTVLDEADVEEVLEDYDIERTELPKIRRKDPALPDDAELGDVVQIVRDSRTTDKAVVYRLVIE
- a CDS encoding ATP-grasp domain-containing protein yields the protein MLGLAVANDTETFERMRGPLADRGIRAEHVSVRESVTPLSDPPFDPEAFDVGFVFPGRLMEGGVVDALLDVPWVNDRAAILRSRNKAGALATLADAGVPVPDTVYVSNPADEDAVRGAFERFDAPVVVKPNSTTRGVGVAKVHDADSLAGVTDYLELVHDYRATGDKSYLVQEFLPDAADYRAMVLDGEVVGAVQREAPDGWKHNVHRGASAEGVELPPELRELALDAAAALDVAFLGVDLLVTDERAVVNETNARPTIDDESKYESGFYDRLAALVERTADS